In one Juglans regia cultivar Chandler chromosome 11, Walnut 2.0, whole genome shotgun sequence genomic region, the following are encoded:
- the LOC108998903 gene encoding AAA-ATPase At5g57480-like, with product MKEYWTSLASLLGVLAFCQSLLQVVFPPELRYATVKLFNRIFHWFSSYCYFDITEIDGVNTNELYNAVQLYLSSSVSITGSRLSLTRALNSSAITFGLSNNDSIVDTYNGVTVLWEHVVTQRQAQTFSWRPLPEEKRGFTLRLTKRDKTLVLDSYLDYIMEKANDIRRKNQDRLLYTNSRGGSLDSRGHPWESVPFKHPSTFETLAMDPTKKQEIMEDLIDFANGQGFYQKTGRAWKRGYLLYGPPGTGKSSMIAAIANYLGYDIYDLELTEVHTNSELRKLLMKTSSKSIIVIEDIDCSLSLTNRKNATSTSSSARSGTYSDMGEMRGGGCGSGDDGGNNTITLSGLLNFTDGLWSCCGSERIFVFTTNHIEKLDPALLRSGRMDMHIFMSYCSFPALKILLKNYLGFDEVDLDDTVLQELEGVVDKAEMTPADVSEVLIKNRRDKVKAVRELLEALKVRAERNAKKGGLSRERDVEEAEEQEKRALETPKQGCEFQEESCRKEKENEEKDDGTIEK from the coding sequence ATGAAAGAGTATTGGACCTCCTTGGCATCCCTTCTGGGCGTTTTGGCCTTCTGCCAAAGCCTCCTCCAAGTAGTCTTCCCACCCGAACTCCGGTACGCCACTGTCAAGCTCTTCAACAGGATTTTCCACTGGTTCTCCTCCTACTGCTACTTCGACATCACCGAGATCGACGGAGTCAACACCAACGAGCTCTACAACGCCGTCCAGCTCTACCTCAGCTCCTCCGTCTCCATCACCGGTAGCCGCCTCAGCCTCACCCGTGCCCTAAACTCCAGTGCCATCACCTTCGGCCTCTCCAACAATGACAGCATCGTCGACACCTACAACGGCGTCACCGTTCTCTGGGAACACGTCGTCACGCAAAGGCAAGCTCAAACCTTCTCATGGCGTCCTTTACCAGAAGAGAAACGAGGCTTCACTCTCCGACTCACGAAGCGCGACAAAACGCTGGTTCTTGATTCGTATCTGGATTACATAATGGAAAAGGCCAACGATATACGAAGAAAGAACCAAGACCGTCTTTTGTACACGAACTCGAGAGGCGGTTCCTTGGACTCGAGGGGACACCCATGGGAGTCTGTACCGTTTAAGCATCCAAGCACATTTGAGACCTTAGCCATGGATCCAACAAAGAAGCAGGAGATTATGGAGGATCTCATAGACTTCGCCAACGGTCAAGGATTCTACCAGAAGACCGGGCGAGCATGGAAAAGAGGGTACCTACTCTATGGTCCCCCGGGGACAGGGAAATCAAGCATGATCGCAGCCATAGCAAATTATCTGGGTTACGACATATACGACTTGGAGCTGACCGAGGTGCATACCAACTCGGAGCTGAGGAAGCTGCTGATGAAGACGAGCTCCAAGTCGATAATTGTCATTGAGGACATAGATTGCTCTCTAAGTTTGACGAACAGGAAGAATGCTACTAGTACTAGTTCGTCCGCGAGAAGCGGTACTTACAGTGACATGGGTGAAATGCGAGGTGGGGGGTGTGGCTCTGGTGACGATGGTGGGAATAATACGATTACGCTCTCGGGGTTGTTAAATTTTACGGACGGGTTATGGTCTTGTTGTGGGAGCGAGAGGATTTTCGTGTTCACCACGAACCACATTGAGAAGCTTGACCCGGCATTGCTGAGGAGTGGGAGGATGGATATGCACATATTCATGAGCTATTGCTCATTTCCGGCGTTGAAGATACTTTTGAAGAATTACTTAGGGTTTGATGAGGTTGATTTGGATGATACGGTCTTGCAGGAATTGGAGGGTGTCGTTGACAAGGCCGAGATGACTCCAGCGGATGTTAGCGAGGTCTTGATCAAGAACCGGAGGGATAAGGTAAAGGCAGTGAGGGAGTTGTTGGAGGCGTTGAAGGTGAGGGCGGAGAGGAACGCAAAGAAGGGCGGGTTGTCGAGGGAGAGGGATGTGGAGGAGGCCGAGGAGCAGGAGAAGAGGGCCTTGGAGACACCAAAGCAAGGATGTGAGTTTCAGGAGGAGAGTTgcaggaaagaaaaagaaaacgaggAGAAAGATGATGGCACAATAGAGAAATGA